In Pseudophryne corroboree isolate aPseCor3 chromosome 7, aPseCor3.hap2, whole genome shotgun sequence, a single window of DNA contains:
- the LOC134944244 gene encoding uncharacterized protein LOC134944244, giving the protein MQASRHSSYKEARKSPSDDRDFGLDAPIKPRCKVFREHAQYTRYLSVHGKTEISNLLTGSQLASASTSSNIVSNATAVTTLVFSYSGDINGFSSYVSTLRLSVLQNPSLLSPKVKESLLLSIAQIVFQQFTALSDTQFQSWITGIDFLLPSINSTILDYIPKDISCSRYQIIVLALNNIFQSLSVQKQTAVAAFENAFLTYQYNSDGDACTAGISNTPQYAQKNFGEFCYNVSADAVAMYYPSLNKVSFTAFCKLQ; this is encoded by the exons ATGCAAGCCAGCCGCCACAGCtcctacaaagaggccaggaaatctccatctgaTGACAGAGACTTTGGCCTCGATGCTCCAATAAAACCAAG ATGCAAAGTATTCAGGGAACACGCGCAGTACACGCGTTACTTGAGTGTACACGGAAAG ACGGAAATTTCCAACTTGTTGACCGGTTCCCAGCTGGCCAGTGCATCTACAAGCTCTAACATTGTCTCTAATGCCACAGCAGTCACCACGCTGGTGTTCAGCTATAGCGGAGACATAAATGGTTTTTCCAGCTACGTATCCACACTGAGACTCAGTGTATTACAG AATCCAAGTTTGTTGTCACCAAAAGTGAAGGAGAGCTTGTTACTGAGCATTGCACAAATTGTGTTCCAACAATTCACTGCCTTATCGGATACACAATTCCAGTCCTGGATAACAGGAATTGACTTCCTCCTTCCCAGCATCAATTCTACCATCTTGGATTACATACCAAAGGACATTTCATGCTCACGGTATCAGATAAT TGTCCTCGCCTTGAATAATATTTTCCAGAGTCTCTCAGTCCAGAAGCAAACTGCTGTAGCAGCATTTGAGAACGCATTCTTAACTTACCAATACAACTCAGACG GTGACGCGTGTACAGCTGGCATTTCCAATACACCTCAATATGCACAGAAGAACTTTGGAGAATTTTGTTATAACGTCTCCGCTGACGCTGTCGCAATGTATTACCCATCTTTAAATAAAGTAAGTTTTACAGCATTTTGCAAACTGCAATAA